AGCaggggtgtagagggtgctgtggtatggaggatgtggggtttggggtgacACTGAGGGATGTAGGggtgggaagaagggggggggcTCTGAGGTGAGGGGCTAAGGGAGTTACAGTGGAgatgtgggatggggaaggggataTGTGGGATTTGAGGGATGtaggggtggggagaagggggaacCGGCCTTAAGTGAGGGTAGAGGGTGCTGAGGGATGGAGgatgtggggtttggggtgatCTCAAGGGATGTTGGGGTAGGAAAGAAGGGGATGGAGCCCTGAGGAGAGTGGGTGGGGGtatgtggggtttggggtgacACTGAGGGACGTaggggtgggaaggaaggggagggggcTCTGAGGTGAGGGGCTGAGGGAGTTacagtggggatggggatgggctATGTGGGATTTAGGGTGACTCTGTGGGATAtaggggggaaagggggaaccACCCTCAAGTGAGGGACTGGGTGGTAAAGGGTGTTGTTGGAGGGGGtatgtggggtttggggtgagTCTGAGGGACGCTGAGGTGAGGGGATGGGGAGGCAAAGGGGATTGGGGAGGCTGGGAAGGGGGTGTGCAGGATTGGGGGTGATACTGAGGGATACAGGGAttggaaggaaggggagggagtcCTGAGGTGAGGGGATGGAGgtgtgtggggtttggggtgacACTGAGGGATGtaggggtggggagaagggggggggggctctgAGGTCGGGAGCTGAGAGAGTTACAgtgaggatggggaaggggataTGTGGGATTTGAGGGATAAcggggtggggagaagggggagcCACCCTTAGATGAGGAGCAGAGGGTGCTGAGGGATGGAGgatgtggggtttggggtgatCTCGAGGGATGTTGGGGTAGGAAAGAAGGGGATGGAGCCCTGAGGAGAGTGGGTGGGGGtatgtggggtttggggtgacACTGAGGGATGTaggggtgggaaggaaggggagggggcTCTGAGGTGAGGGGCTGAGGGAGTTACAGTGGGGATGTGGGATGGGAAAGGGGATATGTGGGATTTGAGGGATaaaggggtggggagaagggggaacCAGCCATAGGTGAGAAGCAAGGTGATAGAGGGTCTCAGGTATGGAGgatgtggggtttggggtgacATTGAGAGGTGGAAGGGTGGGAAGAAGGTGAGAGGGCTCTGAGGTGAGGGGCTGAGGGAGTTACagtggggatgtggggatggggaaggggtgTTTGGGGTTTGAGGTGGCTGTGGGGTATGAGGGCACTGGGAAGGTGAAGGGGTCCTGGGGTGAAGGTGTGGGGGGGCTCTGTGAGGTTTTGGGTGTCTCTGAGGGATGTGGGGATGGGAATGAAGGGGAGGGAGCCCTGGGGGGGTCTGTTAGCAGGGCTTGGAATCAGAGGGAACTGGGAAGGGGCATCGTATGCGTGCGGGGGGGATTTGAGGTCACTCTATGAGGCATACAGggggcaggaaggggaaggagccGTGAGCAAAGGGGGatcctctctgcagggctgtcaGGACCATGGGAGGGCTGCAGGTGAGGGTGCTGTGGGCACCTGTCCACAGGGGCAAAGTGGGGAGAGATGAGCtgggctgtgtggggctgaaGCGTGCAGGGGGCTGGAGAAAGTGGGGGCTTATATGGGGCCAGGAGATGGGCTTACACCAGGGccttccccttcctgctgcaggagttCACCGCCAGGTCCTGTTCACCACCGTGGGCTGGTTTGTTGGCTATTACCTGGCTAGGCGCACGGAGTACATGTACGCCAAGATggacagggagctgctggagtaCGTCAGGCAGCACCCAGAGGACTTCAAGGGAGCAGGTAGGAGAAGTTGGGGTTTGAGAGGAAGAGCTCAGCTTGCCCTAACGTACCCTGGTGGAAAGATGGTGCTGGGCTGCTTGTGGAGTCTGGGCTGATCTAGCAAATTGGGCTGACTACTAACTCCTTCCTGCTTATTCACAATGTAAATTGCAACAGTAGTAAGGATTTTATGAGATGAAATTAGAGAACTTATATAATATTATAAAATAGAGGCCTACATATATTACAAATATAAATACTATTATAAATACAGAGgtctatatattatatatattattatatataatactATATTATATACATACAATATATAGAATActatttattatatataatgtattatattattgtatttatatagatatatattacatatatttataatataataCATAAAGAGGTCTTCTAGTGCCTAAAGGGACTAcaaaaacctggagaggggctttggacaagggtctgtagagacaggacaagggggaatggctttaacctgccagaggggagactgagatgagctcttggggAGATGTTCTTCCCTGTGACTCTATGACTTGTGTTTAGTTCATCAGGTGTTCTGATGAGAACCTcagaagaggaacagctttAGTGAATGTTGTCACTAAGCCCAGTGATGGTAAATTTTGGTGAAAATTGACTTTTTTCTTACACAGTTACAGTTTAGGCAGTGTGGCTGTTGGATTGTGatccacatagaatcatagggttagggttggaaaggaccttaagatcatccagttccaacatcATGCAATGTCGGAAGGAATatgtggaaagaaagaagtgttaATTGTGAGATTTCTTCACAGGGATCTGTGGAGAGCCCTGAGGACAAGGAGTGATGTATTTAGTTTATGCAGCAAGGTGATAGTTCACTGTTGGTAGCAAAAGTCAGGTTTGGtggcttcatagaatcatagaatggtttggattgaaggGCCCTTAAAACTCATTcaattccagccccctgccatgggcagggaccccttccactggagcagcttgctccaagcccctgtgtccaagctggccttgagcactgccagggatggggcagccacagcttctctgggcaccctgtgccagcgcctcagcaccctcgcagggaagagcttctgcctaagagctcatctcagtctcccctctggcaggtcaAAGCCATTCCAAAAGCAGATAGGCAGTTACCCTTAAGACTTCAGTCTGAAACATCAGAATCAATCTCAAAGGCTGATGAGGTTTCTCGCCTTCACCTCTTGCAGAAAAGAGACGAATGGGAGAGGTTTTAGAGGAATTCTACCCAGTTCGCTGAGAGGACATGACACAGGATGAGCTAATTCCATACCAAGAACTCTGTCaggctgctgtcactgctcaaCCGTCCATGGCTGGGAAATGAACCAATGCTCGCTTTCGTATAATAAAAGCTACAATTCAGTACTTGGTATTTAATTGCTTGCTCTTCAGTTCCATCCTGGTGTATCATATGCAGGTAACTGGTATTTGTAATAACTTTGATTCCCCCCTTTCCCAGTTATTTTAACTGTGAACATGGATGATTCTTCCTGGAGTGAATGTTTTATAGAAACTACTTGTGTAGGTGCCTCTCCCTGGCACTTTTAATCTATGAACAAACACTTTTTGGGTCCAAACTGTGCTTTATCTCTTGTCTCCTGCTGCTGAGCCTGTGTGCTGGGGCCCTGCTTCCTGCTCCACTGCCTGTGGCTGCACAGACGGAACTGAACCGCTGCAGTCCTGAGCTGCTCCAGCGATGGGAATGGGAAGTTCATTCCCTGTGGTGGCCGCAGAGGGCCTGATCTGCCCCATCTGCCCTCGTCCTGCAGGGCCCGGAGCTGGGTTTGACAAGGACAAAGACCTTTGTGGTGAGCACCTCCTGTCCCTTATCAGCCACATCCATCAGCGGTGGCAGCAGCGTGGCCCTGCTGGGATTGACGCAGCGTGGTGCAATGTCCTGCAACAGAGCAGCCACGAGCGTCCTAGGAAATGGGAGCACGTTGTCTGAGCCAAAAGCCACTCCTGGAGGTGACCGCAGgagttcatagaatcagaaccaaccaggctggaaaagccctttaagctcatccagtccaaccattgcccagcactgccaaggccaccactgccccatggcactgaggcctcatctccatggggtgtgaacccttgcagggccggtgcctgcagccctgccctgggcagcctgttccaatgcctgagcaccctctggggcaggaattgttcctcagctccatctaaacctgccctggggcagcttgaggctggttcctcttgtcccatcccttgttccttgggagcagagcccagcccctcctggctccatcctcctgtcaggcacttgtagggagccatcaggtccccctgagccttctccatctgaaccccccaggtccctcagctgttccccatcacacttgggctccaggccctggtCCCGCTCCAGTGCcctttgtcatggtttaaaccgagccgcacagctccttctctcactccccccccttctttccctccctctactcccagacggacggagaggagaatcgaaacgaatgcaactcccacgggttgagataagaacagcccagtaactaaggtataacacaaatcactgctgctaccaccaataatagtaatgataaaggaaataacaagaggaaagaatacaacacctcagcaccagtctatcaataactcgccccactccccccagctgagcactgaccgatccctcgtccaaccctgcagtcccagcccttccaggtaactctccgttacctcctgagcatgacgtgctgtgctatggaatacctctttggtcagtttgggtcaggtgtcctgtctctgcttccccccagctccctctcctccctggcagagcatgaggctcagaaagtccttggccaggccaaacatttgagcagcaactgaaaacatcggcgttatcagcgctgttcccaggccaaaactcaaaaccacagcactgcaccagccaccaaggaggagaaaagtgactgctgctgctgaacccaggacacccttcTCTGGCCAGATGACCAGAGGGACATCACATCCTCCATGGTCCTCACCTCACCAGGTACAGacatccctccctccattctTTATGGTTCAACCCCTGCATCTACCATCATCAAAGAGGCAGAGGAGCTCCAAAGTCAATTTGGAGTCCCCACGTCCATCTCCCACTTAACTCTTCTTTCATGGAATGAACTAAATCTGACCCAGCTGGAGGTGGCATTGCAGTGGGAATGGCCTGGCTCTCTCCCTTTATCCCCCTCCTGCTCTGTTGTCTCTGCATGAGACAGGCTGCATCTTTTCCCAGGCTGAGAAGGAACACAGATGGCAAATCTGTTCTGATGTCCTCACTGACTGTTGGAACAAATGCTTGTCAGAGCTTGGGATGTGAGAAACTGTCACCAATGTGTCTGAGTGCCCTAATGTCATCCTCAGCACATGCACTGAAAGGACACCCCTGTGGAGACCTCTGAAGAGGGCCCTGCACCTGGTGTCTCACTATAGCATGGGTTGATGCCGGGCATCCTCTCTTCCatgtgcacagcagcagggtcCAAGAAGGAATTCCTCACTGGGACCATTGGGAATCactgcacaggttgcccagacaagTTGCactttccccatccctggagtgCTCCACATCGGGCAGGATGGGattttgagcaacctggacCACGGCACCATGtccctgcctggagcagggcaTTAGGAACTGAATGGTCTTTGGAACTCCCTCCCAGCCCAACCCATCCTGTGACTCCGGGATTCTGGGTCCCTTCACATTCCCCATCACCGCATGGAGAGGCCCCACCCAGCAGAGCCAGCGTCCCCCTGCCCCGCACCAGCTCCCATCCCGAAGGTTCCACCGCAGCAAAGCACTGACACCAGCACCGAGGGCTTCTCAGGGCTCATTTTATTacgaaagaaggggaaaaggccCCTTGGAGTCCAGGAACCAGCTGGAAAAGGGCTCGGCAGCCGCAGGGAGCCTCGCAGCTCGGGGCCACCGCTCGGCATCGCTGCTCCGTGCTGCTCTTGGACAATGAAGAGCGGGGCGGGAGCGCGCGGCTCCTCCATGGACCTGCGGCACCTCCAGAGGCTCCTTCCCGTGGACGAGGCTGGGTCTGGCTCCGGGGCGGCCGCAGGCGTCGGGGCCAGCGCCGGGAGCTCCGCTGCCACGTGCGGGGCCGGGGAAGAGCCGCCGTGGGCGCGCTGGGGACGTCCTCTCCTTCGTGCCACCAGCGCCCGGCCTGCAACGGCAGCCGTGCTGAGCCCGAGGCCGTGCCCGCAGGCACCTGGGCACCGGCCCTGCTGCATGGAGCCTCAGCCCCCCCGGCTCTGCAcacagggctgggatggggccCCTCCTGTGGCACGGAGGTGGGAGCCTGGGGCGAGCGAGGGCACGGCCCCCTTCGCAATGCGCTTGCCGGGAGCTCCCCCCCTGCCGTGCCGGGGACCCCTCCGTGGCCATcggccccccccggccccgctgcccctgCTCTCAGCAGCCCCCGGCTCTCACCTGGTGGCCGGGGCAGGGTCACCAGCTGGGCTGCCCCTCGCTGGGGCTGATCTGCTCCAGGATCTGGCTGTACCTCCGCGTGAGGGCGTTGGTGTCCCTGGTGAGGTGGGTGAGGACCTGCTGCAGGCCGGCCAGGTGGTGGCACAGCCGCTGCTCCAGCCCCGCATCCCCGCCGTCGCCGGCCTCGTCCCAGGACGCGTCCGCATCGCTGCCGCTCGAGGTCTGGTCGTGGACAGAGGCCAGGCCCTTCTCCACCATGGGCTTGATGGCCTTGAGCTGCTGGTAGCGCTCGTAGAGGTCCGTGTGGCCGTCGGCATCCGGAGCCgccccgtgctgctgctgctgctgctgctgctgctgcgggaAGACCCCTCGGAGCAGGCTGGGGAACATCACCTCCTGCTCCATCTTGTGCGTGGCTGAGAAGTACTGCTCCATGGCCCCGCTCCGGCTGCCGCAGCGCTGCTCCGGGCTCTGCTCCGCGCTGcgctccccggccccgccgccgcctcttTATGCGCGGCCGGGGCacggccccgctccgccgcgCTCCGCCACTGGCCCGGGACCGCTTGGGCTGGGCCGGGCTCGGCTCCAGCCCCGCCGGGGCTCGCCCGCCGCGGCCCCTGCCCCTGGGCAAGCTCCTGGAGCCGCCTCCCCGCGGCCTTCACCCGGGCTGGACGCGGCTCCCGCTGCTGCCAGCGCCGGCCCGGCCCCTCCGTGCCCCGCTCCCGGGGCCCGCACAGCGGGGCCCGGCTCTGCCCCGAGCGGGCAGGGAGCGGCAGCTCCGTGGGGATGCTCCTGGCCTTGGGCGGCGCTGGGGGCGGGCAAGGAGGGCGAGAGACGGGTTTCTATGGAGAGGGGGCTCCCCGTGAGCCCGGGCCGCtcacacagctcctgcagggctgctcgGGGGTCTCTCGCTGCCCACCCTTGTGAAGGAGCCTCCAGAACAGCCCCTGCTGGGAGAAGAAGGGGCTCAGGAACCGCTGATGCTTGTCTGAGGGTGTTTGCCTCCTACTGGTTGTGTCAAGGAGGAAGGTGAGCGTCAGCTGGGTTGCACAGTGACAGGGAGCTGCAAAAGGGAATTTGAAAGGAAGGATTCAGGCTGCAGGGAAGCATGAAAGGTGCCAGCACTAGGGAGGGACGTTAGAGGGGCAATGGCAGCAGCCAAAGCCTGTTGGACACAGCCGAAAGCAGCCTTGCAGCATCAAAGCCTCTGCTGGGTCTCTCTGAGCATCCTCCTGGGGGATCCTGTGAGCAGCTCTTGCTCTGACAGCACCAGGCAGGGACAGAGGAGAGCCAGGGCTGGACAGGCTGGAAGGAGCCTCTGGAGAGGATCTAGGCCGGCCCCTGATCCAGCAGGGACAGTGCTGGGACTGCGTCCGGTGGGGTTTGGATATCTGTGAGGATGAAGACTCCATCACTTCATGGGCAGGCTCTGGTGGGGTTTGACCTCCTGCACTGCAAGCAAATAGAAAGCTTCCTCTTGGGTTCCAATGGGATTTCCTGTacttcagtttgtgcccatcacctcttgtACCATCGCTGGGCATCACTGGGATGAGTCTGGATCCCTCTTCTCCACGTCAGCCATCAGGTCTTTACACACAGGGCTGAgatccccctgagcctcctcctctccaggatgaacagccccagccctcagcctctcctcatgtGGATGAAGCTCCAGCTCCTTCATCACCCCCATGGCTCCTCACTGCAGCCTCTCCAGTCTGTCCATGCCCCTcgtgtactggggagcccagcccGGAGCCAGCACCCGGCTGtgtcccagcagggctgtgcagaggggcaggatccctccttcctgctcctgctcagaGCTGGTGACTGTGCCTGCCCTGACGACACCTCCGTGGCCCCTACGGCTTCAtggggctgctcagggcagggtCTTTGGACTTTCTGATGTGACATTTTGGGTCCAAACTGAGCTTTATCCCTTGTCTCCTGCTGCTGAGCCTGTGTGCCGGGGCCCTGCTTCCCGCTCCACTGCCTGTGGCTGCACAGACAGAACTGAACCGCTGCAGTCCTGAGCTGCTCCAGCGATGGGAATGGGAAGTTCATTCCCTGTGGTGGCCGCAGAGACCCTGATCTGCCCCATCTGCCCTCGTCCTGCAGGGCCCGGAGCTGGGTTTGACAAGGACAAAGACCTTTGTGGTGAGCACCTCCTGTCCCTTATCAGCCACGTCCATcagtggtggcagcagcacGGCCCTGCTGGGGCTCGATGCACCCCGGGGCAGCGTGATGGAACATCCTGGAAGCTGAGCAGCCGCGAGTGTCCTAGGAATGAGCGGGGTCAGGGCCGGCTGCCAGGAGCGGCTCAGagggagccagggctgctgaGCACTGCAAGTGGTGCAGGAGTCATCGCTGTGCCCGTCCAGCTCCTCGGGTCACtgctctgggctctgctggcGTGTTCTAGAGCTGGGGGCAGGAGGacggagccaggaggggctgggctctgctcccaaggaacaagggatgggacaagaggaaccggcctcaagctgccccagggcaggtttagatggagctgaggaacaattcctgccccagagggtgctcaggcattggaacaggctgcccagggcagggctgcaggcaccggccctgcaagggttcacaccccgtggagacgaggcctcagtgccatggggcaggggtggcctgggcagtgctgggcaatggttggactggaGGGGCttgaaagtcttttccaacctggctgatccCATGACCCCACTGACCATGTTCAACCTTATTCAGCCCTTCCCCAGATGTCCCAATGTGATTCCTCCCTGAGGCACCACCGGCTCTCCAGCAAGCCAAAGCAAAGCCATTGCTAGAGCTGACCTCAGGCCTTCCTCACTGTGCCCACTGTCTTCTCCAGAGCACACAGGGCCCGTCCCTCAGCCCCAGCCGGGCAGAGCACCAGAGGGACATCACCTCCTGCACCGTCCTCACCTCATGGGGAGCCAATGTCCCTCCATTCTTCAGGATTcagcccctggctctgccaTCAGCGAGGGGATCCAAAAGCGGTTTGgagcccctgtgtccatctCCCAGCTCCACTGCTCCCTTGCATGAGCCATCGTGCCCCACTGGGAGGTGGCATTGCCATGGGTGCAGCCTGGCTCTCTCCCACTCGTGTTCCATTGGTTCTGGATGAGACGCGCTGCAGCTTCCCCCGGGCTGCGGTAGAACGCAGAGGGCAGAGGTGCTCTGGTGTCCTCGCCCTGCCTGGCAGGACTTGTGCTTGCCCGTGTGTTGAGGGACTGGGTGCTCTGAAGCTGCTTCCATAGGAAAGCAAGGCTTTTGGGTGGGCAAGCAATGAGATCCCTCGGGTCTCTGTGGCCACAGACCTGGTGCTGGGCAAGAACCCCCCCTTCTGCAGCATCCTCCCTCCTGAGCCACAGCtgaggaagggggaaaatgcCCCCATCCGTGCCCCCGAGGGTGCCCCTGCCATCCGCAGCCCCTCCTGCTGCACATCTCCCATGTCTCTGAGTGCCCTGAACCCCCAGGGCCGTCCTTGCCCCTGCTTGATCCTGACCAGGACCCTTTCGGGTGTGCGGCTGCTCCGGGTCCAGTGCCCAGCACCCCCTTCCAGTGCCCCTGGCTCCTCCCTGGCCCCTCGGCCCCAGGTTCTTGGgggccctgctcctgctgcccctgctcagTCGGGCCAAGACAGAGCCAGCGTGGCCTCCACAGCCAGAAGTGGGCAGAGCAAGGAGAGAGGAGCCGGGAAGCTCCAACGGGACTCGGAGCTTCCTGTCCGGACACGGGGCTGGGCTCCCAGGGGCAGGTGCTTTCCACGGGCACCCAGAACCTGCAGCTCCGCTGCCCCTCGGGGACGGTGCCAGGCTCAGCTGCACTTGGGGCAGCGCCAGGGCAGGAGTCCTGATGGGCAGGAGAAATGCgtggggagctgtggggcaCGGGCAGCACCTGCAGCGGTGGGGCAGCCCCGGGAGAGCTCTGAAGAGGGATCGGAACCTGGTGTCTCACTATAGCATGGGTTGATGCCGGGCATCCTCTCTTCCatgtgcacagcagcagggtcCAAGAAGGAATTCCTCACTGGGACCATTGGGAATCactgcacaggttgcccagacaagTTGCactttccccatccctggagtgCTCCACATCGGGCAGGATGGGattttgagcaacctggacCACGGCACCATGtccctgcctggagcagggcaTTAGGAACTGAATGGTCTTTGGAACTCCCTCCCAGCCCAACCCATCCTGTGACTCCGGGATTCTGGGTCCCTTCACATTCCCCATCACCGCATGGAGAGGCCCctcccagcagagccagcgTCCCCCTGCCCcgcagcagctcccatcccgaaGGTTCCACCGCAGCAAAGCACCGACACCAGCACCGAGGGCTTCTCAGGGCTCATTTTATTacgaaagaaggggaaaaggccCCTTGGAGTCCAGGAACCAGCTGGAAAAGGGCTCGGCAGCCGCAGGGAGCCTCGCAGCTCGGGGCCACCGCTCGGCATCGCTGCTCCGTGCTGCTCTTGGACAATGAAGAGCGGGGCGGGAGCGCGCGGCTCCTCCATGGACCTGCGGCACCTCCAGAGGCTCCTTCCCGTGGACGAGGCTGGGTCTGGCTCCGGGGCGGCCGCAGGCGTCGGGGCCAGCGCCGGGAGCTCCGCTGCCACGTGCGGGGCCGGGGAAGAGCCGCCGTGGGCGCGCTGGGGACGTCCTCTCCTTCGTGCCACCAGCGCCCGGCCTGCAACGGCAGCCGTGCTGAGCCCGAGGCCGTGCCCGCAGGCACCTGGGCACCGGCCCTGCTGCATGGAGCCTCAGCCCCCCCGGCTCTGCAcacagggctgggatggggccCCTCCTGTGGCACGGAGGTGGGAGCCTGGGGCGAGCGAGGGCACGGCCCCCTTCGCAATGCGCTTGCCGGAGGCTCCCCCCCTGCCGTGCCGGGGACCCCTCCGTGGCCATcggccccccccggccccgctgcccctgCTCTCAGCAGCCCCCGGCTCTCACCTGGTGGCCGGGGCAGGGTCACCAGCTGGGCTGCCCCTCGCTGGGGCTGATCTGCTCCAGGATCTGGCTGTACCTCCGCGTGAGGGCGTTGGTGTCCCTGGTGAGGTGGGTGAGGACCTGCTGCAGGCCGGCCAGGTGGTGGCACAGCCGCTGCTCCAGCCCCGCATCCCCGCCGTCGCCGGCCTCGTCCCAGGACGCGTCCGCATCGCTGCCGCTCGAGGTCTGGTCGTGGACAGAGGCCAGGCCCTTCTCCACCATGGGCTTGATGGCCTTGAGCTGCTGGTAGCGCTCGTAGAGGTCCGTGTGGCCGTCGGCATCCGGAGCCgccccgtgctgctgctgctgctgctgctgctgctgcgggaAGACCCCTCGGAGCAGGCTGGGGAACATCACCTCCTGCTCCATCTTGTGCGTGGCTGAGAAGTACTGCTCCATGGCCCCGCTCCGGCTGCCGCAGCGCTGCTCCGGGCTCTGCTCCGCGCTGcgctccccggccccgccgccgcctcttTATGCGCGGCCGGGGCacggccccgctccgccgcgCTCCGCCACTGGCCCGGGACCGCTTGGGCTGGGCCGGGCTCGGCTCCAGCCCCGCCGGGGCTCGCCCGCCGCGGCCACGCTCCCGGGAC
This Lathamus discolor isolate bLatDis1 chromosome 4, bLatDis1.hap1, whole genome shotgun sequence DNA region includes the following protein-coding sequences:
- the NDUFC2 gene encoding NADH dehydrogenase [ubiquinone] 1 subunit C2, translating into MVFLPDESRSLPPPPVVNYISAWLGFCGWFSALLDNGFNHRPFLRAGVHRQVLFTTVGWFVGYYLARRTEYMYAKMDRELLEYVRQHPEDFKGAEKRRMGEVLEEFYPVR
- the LOC136014091 gene encoding mid1-interacting protein 1A-like, which gives rise to MEQYFSATHKMEQEVMFPSLLRGVFPQQQQQQQQQHGAAPDADGHTDLYERYQQLKAIKPMVEKGLASVHDQTSSGSDADASWDEAGDGGDAGLEQRLCHHLAGLQQVLTHLTRDTNALTRRYSQILEQISPSEGQPSW